The following coding sequences are from one Pigmentibacter ruber window:
- a CDS encoding serine hydrolase domain-containing protein, which translates to MKINIFLLLLLQVESAFSSEKIPTHLSYIDEHEINNLTRVENSLRDQYVLEGKKPIKTSIFNAMKMYNIPGVSLAAIHNGKIVWIKTYGFKDAETKEKLLPEHLLQAASISKPFTVLGVLSLVNENKLELDKNINDYLKGWSVPLNNFTKEKPVTARYLMAHTAGVNVGGFPGIDRSTKYFPNIIDVLNGKKPEIFTNAIEIINTPGTKYSYSGGGTSILQLAIESIVEKDFSSWMDTNILRKLGMLNSTFVQPLPEKILSLASSAHDVEGKVYQGKFHDYPEQAAAGLWTNPTDLATATLRFLNAYYNETNFLNIKQEITNQIFIQQLPSKFGLGFEIAKNKNVLSFGHGGSNEGFKSIMIAYVNSHKNRDKIKLKDALIVMTNSDNGDYLNDMLVASFNDVYKLGLNDAKKIRQVKTSKNLKDYALNFTLYDEDEINNVFYKNGSIYLKLSDDKFPEKLYAIDKNDFITLKGFKIKYFWNNNKARIKTILNDNVELDSRIIE; encoded by the coding sequence ATGAAAATAAATATTTTTTTATTATTACTTTTACAAGTAGAAAGTGCCTTTTCAAGTGAAAAAATTCCAACACATTTGTCTTATATAGATGAGCATGAAATAAATAACTTAACAAGAGTTGAAAATAGTTTGCGAGATCAATATGTTTTAGAAGGTAAAAAGCCAATAAAAACTTCTATTTTCAATGCGATGAAGATGTATAATATTCCAGGAGTAAGTCTAGCCGCAATTCATAATGGAAAAATTGTTTGGATAAAGACATATGGATTTAAAGATGCCGAAACGAAAGAAAAATTACTTCCAGAGCATTTATTGCAAGCGGCATCTATAAGTAAACCATTTACAGTATTAGGAGTACTAAGTTTAGTCAACGAAAACAAACTTGAATTAGATAAAAATATTAATGACTACTTAAAAGGATGGTCTGTTCCTTTAAACAATTTTACGAAAGAGAAACCAGTTACGGCAAGATATTTAATGGCTCATACTGCGGGAGTAAATGTCGGAGGTTTTCCAGGGATAGACCGATCAACTAAATATTTTCCAAATATTATAGATGTATTAAATGGGAAAAAACCAGAAATTTTTACAAATGCAATTGAAATTATTAATACTCCAGGAACAAAATATTCTTATTCTGGCGGTGGTACAAGCATTTTACAATTAGCAATTGAAAGTATTGTGGAAAAGGATTTTTCAAGTTGGATGGACACAAATATTTTAAGAAAATTAGGCATGCTGAATAGTACTTTTGTACAACCTTTACCAGAAAAAATCCTATCTTTAGCGAGTAGTGCACATGATGTTGAAGGGAAAGTTTATCAAGGTAAATTTCATGATTATCCCGAACAAGCGGCAGCTGGTTTATGGACTAACCCAACAGATCTTGCAACTGCTACGTTGCGTTTTCTAAATGCATACTATAACGAAACAAATTTTTTAAATATTAAGCAAGAAATTACCAACCAGATTTTTATTCAACAATTACCATCCAAATTTGGTCTTGGTTTTGAAATAGCAAAAAATAAAAATGTCTTATCATTTGGACATGGAGGGAGTAATGAAGGTTTTAAATCTATTATGATAGCATATGTAAATTCTCATAAAAACAGGGATAAAATTAAATTAAAAGATGCCTTAATAGTTATGACTAATTCTGATAATGGTGATTATTTAAATGATATGCTTGTTGCAAGTTTTAACGATGTTTATAAATTAGGTCTAAATGATGCTAAAAAAATTAGACAAGTAAAAACTAGTAAGAATTTAAAAGATTATGCTTTAAATTTTACTTTATATGATGAAGATGAAATAAATAATGTATTTTATAAAAATGGTAGCATTTATTTAAAACTAAGTGATGATAAATTTCCTGAAAAGTTATATGCAATTGATAAAAATGATTTTATCACCTTGAAGGGCTTTAAAATTAAATATTTTTGGAATAATAATAAAGCAAGAATAAAGACAATACTAAATGATAATGTTGAATTAGATTCAAGAATTATTGAATAA
- a CDS encoding metal-dependent hydrolase encodes MASAFSHIAIPISLTMAFGFKNIPKRLFVLGICLSLVPDLDVIGFQYGIKYESQWGHRGFTHSLFFAFLISLSTTFFSNFLKAKHLYVFLFAFVSMLSHGILDACTSGGLGVEFWWPFDETRYFFPFREIRVSPIGVKNFFSERGFIVLKSEFIYIWLPCLFVGISALLIRKNLKT; translated from the coding sequence ATGGCATCGGCTTTTTCGCATATTGCAATTCCCATATCGCTAACTATGGCGTTTGGATTTAAAAATATTCCTAAACGACTTTTTGTTTTAGGAATATGTTTATCTTTAGTCCCTGATTTAGATGTTATTGGATTTCAGTATGGAATAAAGTATGAGTCGCAATGGGGACATAGGGGGTTTACCCATTCTCTGTTTTTTGCTTTTCTAATTTCTTTAAGTACCACATTTTTTTCTAATTTTTTAAAAGCAAAACATTTGTATGTTTTTTTATTTGCATTTGTATCAATGCTTTCACACGGAATTCTTGATGCTTGTACATCAGGAGGTCTAGGTGTTGAATTTTGGTGGCCATTTGATGAAACAAGATATTTCTTTCCATTTCGAGAAATTAGAGTTTCACCTATTGGGGTAAAAAATTTCTTTTCCGAAAGAGGTTTTATTGTTTTAAAGTCTGAATTTATTTATATTTGGTTACCATGTTTATTTGTTGGAATTTCTGCATTACTGATAAGAAAAAATTTAAAAACTTAA
- the truB gene encoding tRNA pseudouridine(55) synthase TruB, protein MNIKESEVNNYCGLILVDKPAGMTSHKIVSLVRKALNIDKVGHLGTLDPFATGLLPVLIGGATRLSDEIMDGKKQYLFTIKFGKETDTLDATGRVVDEKDVPRNYTELIKDKLNSFHGEIEQIPPVYSALKMNGKPLYEYMRASGSIPNPIETKKRKIFIQNIEIVDSNNSEETISLRVLCGKGTYVRSLARDLAKAINTVGYCSQLRREFVEPWHVENAISVPADIDKEELKNEIKANLIPVTEILNSIPIIELDECYSKQISSGNIVLLERNNSFISEHLFQRNNFFSAFVKVKNFEVMFYSEIKFLIEFNQIKIMPKKKMY, encoded by the coding sequence ATGAATATTAAGGAAAGTGAAGTTAATAATTACTGTGGTTTAATTCTTGTTGATAAACCAGCTGGTATGACAAGTCATAAAATTGTTTCCCTTGTTCGGAAAGCATTAAATATAGATAAAGTTGGGCATTTAGGAACTTTAGATCCTTTTGCTACTGGTTTGTTACCTGTGTTAATTGGTGGAGCAACTAGATTATCAGACGAAATAATGGATGGAAAAAAACAATATTTGTTTACAATTAAGTTTGGTAAAGAAACAGACACATTAGATGCAACAGGACGAGTAGTAGATGAAAAAGATGTTCCAAGAAATTATACTGAATTAATTAAAGATAAACTCAATTCTTTTCATGGAGAAATTGAGCAAATACCTCCCGTTTATAGTGCATTAAAAATGAATGGTAAGCCTTTATATGAATATATGCGGGCAAGCGGCAGTATTCCAAATCCTATTGAAACAAAAAAAAGAAAGATATTTATCCAAAACATAGAAATAGTAGACTCAAATAATTCCGAAGAAACTATTTCGTTAAGAGTGTTATGTGGAAAAGGTACATATGTTCGTTCATTAGCCAGGGATTTAGCAAAAGCCATTAATACTGTAGGATATTGTTCTCAATTGAGAAGAGAATTTGTTGAACCTTGGCATGTAGAAAATGCTATTTCTGTTCCTGCTGATATTGATAAAGAAGAATTAAAAAATGAAATAAAAGCAAATTTAATACCAGTTACAGAAATATTAAATAGTATTCCAATAATTGAATTAGATGAATGTTATTCAAAGCAAATATCTTCAGGAAATATTGTGCTTCTTGAAAGAAATAATTCTTTCATATCAGAACATTTATTTCAAAGAAATAATTTTTTTTCAGCTTTTGTTAAAGTAAAAAACTTTGAAGTAATGTTTTATTCAGAGATCAAATTTCTAATTGAATTCAATCAAATTAAAATAATGCCGAAGAAAAAGATGTATTAG
- the rbfA gene encoding 30S ribosome-binding factor RbfA: MATKRMLQLGEQIREHIAMMLVRGEISDPRVRGITLNSVKMSPDLQIAKVYFSVLGEPEQRKLAEKGLKQASGFIRRELGKSLLIRYTPEIVFYYDDSVEYSVKMGALLTKVSDELKENEKNSSLQDESLSQEHQPKK; this comes from the coding sequence ATGGCTACAAAAAGAATGCTACAACTTGGCGAACAAATCCGCGAACACATAGCAATGATGCTTGTGCGCGGAGAAATATCTGATCCTAGAGTGCGTGGCATTACCTTGAATTCAGTAAAAATGTCTCCTGATTTGCAAATTGCTAAAGTTTATTTTTCTGTGTTAGGCGAACCTGAGCAAAGGAAATTGGCTGAAAAAGGTTTGAAACAAGCTTCTGGCTTCATCAGACGTGAATTAGGAAAATCACTATTAATACGCTACACTCCAGAAATAGTTTTTTATTATGATGATAGTGTAGAGTATTCAGTAAAAATGGGTGCCTTATTAACTAAAGTAAGTGATGAATTAAAAGAAAATGAAAAAAACTCATCTTTACAAGATGAATCTTTAAGTCAAGAGCATCAACCTAAAAAATAA
- the infB gene encoding translation initiation factor IF-2 has product MSRIRVLDLAKELGIETKAAIIKLQELGIQVKNHFNAISETEAAKLRAFHRSGKNPEKEAAQKAAASKLIIRRKIEVSPESGEESQLKSVQDTNENAEHTPKKAPIIRKSAAGVVEVSEKISHDVASKNTSEDVHKRNKAVQSEEDTASENMKSALANNQTVSNSSTRVGEKTTTPDYRETTAASAQTQEAISSRTDTESRSKGSEVGATSAIRSQKSDEINNVQTTNSPSSNSSGSAQVIRSASSTTSPAQNSKSVANTKADTGAVIVRKAEATPSSPPTKPQSYTTASFNSQNAYRRDDNGAPRSSNPRDNYGRSNQSQNGMMGGQRSDNRDSRDNRGNRDFQPRNGAQQAGRPGQSGGFGNRDARENGGQAGFRTGSGGQQGRPGSAGGYNSERPGGFGTRPAAPVASRPFVMGGEAPAATPTKDVPSRLKDREKDKDREKRRITDEEDARRIRNKNARRLEEDEDLDFYGDLEGAEDQAIVVRTMIPNRKKASQAFKKKEIKKTEVANPTKASKKIIRIDETITVNDLAGELSQKASAVIKVLMKLGMSASINQQLDFDTATFVSQEFGYETQSSSVTIGDILARKTTQNNELNSFPRPPIITIMGHVDHGKTSLLDAIRSANVAAKEAGGITQHIGAYQIDYKGQKLTFLDTPGHEAFTAMRARGAQVTDIVVLVVAADDGVMPQTIEAISHAKAANVPIIVAVNKIDKPGSNLDRINRELSEQGVMPEEWGGDSIFVQVSAKTHQGLNELIESILLQAEVLDLKAAKDTLAEGIVIEAKLDKARGPVATVIVTKGTLKNQDFIVVGTSMGRIRAMNDANGEKIIKAEPSTPVEIIGLSDVPAAGDQFNCVVSDAIAKEAVAYRIEKQRQKDLASQRGSSMDELLALMAKAEDKAKEVSIIVKADTHGSAEAIRASLAKLDTAKVKTKILHSAVGGITETDVILAKASNALILGFNVRPDRVAAQVAEQAGIKIQCYSIIYELIEAVQAAMVGTLAPIKQDKIIGHAEVRNTFSVPKVGVIAGSMISDGKVVRNSHVRIVRDGVVIYTGKIGSLKRFKDDAKEVLQGFECGIGVENYNDIKVGDILEAFIVEEIAATLH; this is encoded by the coding sequence ATGAGTCGTATTAGAGTACTTGATTTGGCGAAAGAGTTGGGGATTGAGACCAAGGCTGCCATTATTAAGCTTCAAGAACTCGGGATTCAAGTAAAAAATCACTTTAATGCGATCTCTGAAACAGAGGCTGCTAAATTGCGTGCTTTTCATCGATCTGGAAAAAATCCTGAAAAAGAAGCGGCTCAAAAAGCTGCTGCAAGTAAATTAATCATTAGAAGAAAAATTGAGGTTTCTCCCGAGTCAGGTGAAGAATCACAATTAAAATCAGTTCAAGATACCAATGAAAATGCAGAGCACACACCTAAAAAAGCTCCGATTATAAGAAAATCTGCGGCAGGTGTTGTTGAGGTATCTGAAAAAATTTCTCACGATGTTGCTTCAAAAAACACATCTGAAGACGTTCATAAACGTAACAAAGCAGTTCAAAGTGAAGAAGATACTGCTAGTGAAAATATGAAATCTGCATTAGCTAACAATCAAACTGTTTCTAATTCTTCTACACGTGTAGGAGAAAAAACTACAACCCCAGATTACAGAGAGACAACAGCTGCTTCCGCTCAAACTCAAGAGGCAATTTCCAGTAGAACTGATACAGAATCAAGGTCTAAGGGCTCCGAAGTAGGCGCAACATCAGCTATACGCTCTCAAAAGAGTGATGAGATTAATAACGTGCAAACTACTAATTCCCCAAGTTCTAATTCTTCAGGTTCTGCTCAAGTCATACGTTCTGCTTCTAGTACAACTTCCCCAGCACAAAATTCAAAATCTGTTGCAAATACAAAAGCAGATACAGGTGCTGTTATTGTGAGGAAAGCTGAGGCAACTCCTTCTTCTCCTCCAACCAAACCACAAAGCTATACAACTGCAAGTTTTAATTCACAAAATGCTTATCGCAGAGACGACAATGGCGCTCCAAGATCAAGCAATCCACGTGATAACTATGGTCGTTCAAATCAATCACAAAATGGAATGATGGGCGGGCAACGCTCAGACAATAGAGATTCTCGTGACAATAGAGGAAATAGGGATTTTCAACCACGGAACGGTGCTCAACAGGCAGGACGTCCAGGTCAATCTGGGGGTTTTGGCAACAGAGATGCGCGTGAAAATGGTGGACAAGCTGGTTTTAGAACTGGTTCTGGCGGACAACAAGGTAGACCTGGCTCCGCTGGAGGATATAATTCTGAAAGACCTGGAGGTTTTGGAACTCGCCCTGCTGCTCCTGTAGCGAGTAGACCATTTGTAATGGGAGGTGAAGCACCAGCAGCAACCCCAACGAAAGATGTTCCATCTAGGCTTAAAGATCGTGAGAAAGATAAAGATAGAGAAAAACGTAGAATTACAGATGAGGAAGATGCTCGTCGTATTCGCAATAAAAACGCTCGTCGTTTAGAAGAAGATGAAGATCTCGATTTCTATGGAGATTTAGAAGGCGCTGAAGATCAAGCAATTGTTGTTAGAACAATGATACCGAATAGGAAAAAAGCTTCACAGGCCTTTAAGAAAAAAGAAATTAAAAAAACTGAAGTTGCAAACCCAACTAAAGCTTCTAAGAAAATCATCCGCATTGATGAAACCATAACTGTAAATGACTTGGCTGGTGAACTCAGTCAAAAAGCTAGTGCAGTAATCAAAGTTTTGATGAAATTAGGGATGTCTGCAAGTATTAATCAACAACTTGATTTTGATACTGCTACATTTGTTTCACAAGAATTTGGGTATGAAACACAAAGTTCAAGTGTCACAATAGGTGATATTTTAGCGCGGAAAACAACCCAAAATAATGAGTTAAACTCCTTCCCACGTCCTCCAATTATTACAATTATGGGACACGTGGATCATGGAAAAACTTCATTACTAGACGCGATTCGTTCCGCAAATGTAGCTGCGAAAGAAGCTGGAGGAATTACTCAGCATATTGGTGCATATCAAATTGACTATAAAGGTCAAAAACTTACATTTTTAGATACTCCTGGTCACGAAGCATTCACAGCAATGCGGGCCAGAGGAGCTCAAGTTACTGATATTGTTGTTTTGGTGGTAGCTGCGGATGATGGTGTAATGCCTCAAACTATTGAAGCTATCTCTCATGCTAAAGCAGCAAATGTTCCAATTATTGTTGCAGTAAATAAAATTGATAAGCCTGGTTCAAATTTAGATCGTATCAACAGAGAATTATCTGAACAAGGTGTTATGCCTGAGGAATGGGGTGGAGATTCCATCTTTGTTCAAGTTTCTGCTAAAACACATCAAGGTTTAAATGAATTAATTGAATCAATTCTTCTACAAGCAGAAGTATTAGATTTAAAAGCAGCAAAAGATACTTTAGCAGAAGGTATCGTCATTGAAGCAAAACTAGATAAAGCTAGAGGTCCTGTAGCAACTGTTATAGTAACAAAAGGAACCTTGAAAAACCAAGACTTTATCGTTGTTGGAACTTCAATGGGTAGAATTAGAGCAATGAATGACGCTAATGGCGAAAAAATTATCAAAGCAGAACCTTCAACACCTGTAGAAATTATAGGCTTAAGCGATGTCCCTGCTGCTGGTGATCAATTTAACTGTGTTGTGAGTGATGCTATTGCAAAAGAAGCAGTTGCCTACAGAATTGAAAAGCAGCGCCAAAAAGATTTAGCAAGTCAACGTGGCTCATCCATGGATGAATTATTAGCTTTAATGGCAAAAGCTGAAGATAAAGCAAAAGAAGTTTCTATCATTGTAAAAGCAGATACTCATGGTTCTGCTGAAGCTATTCGTGCTTCACTAGCAAAATTGGATACAGCAAAAGTTAAAACTAAAATCTTACACTCAGCAGTTGGTGGTATCACTGAAACTGATGTTATTTTAGCAAAAGCTTCAAATGCATTGATTCTTGGATTTAATGTTCGCCCTGATAGAGTTGCTGCCCAAGTAGCTGAACAGGCTGGTATTAAAATTCAATGCTACAGCATCATTTATGAACTAATAGAAGCTGTTCAAGCTGCCATGGTTGGAACACTCGCTCCAATTAAACAAGATAAAATTATTGGGCATGCAGAAGTGCGCAATACTTTCTCAGTACCAAAGGTCGGTGTTATTGCTGGTAGTATGATTTCAGATGGAAAAGTTGTGCGAAATTCTCATGTCAGAATTGTGCGTGATGGTGTTGTAATTTACACCGGAAAAATTGGCTCTCTAAAACGCTTTAAAGACGATGCAAAAGAAGTTTTACAAGGTTTTGAGTGTGGTATCGGTGTTGAAAACTATAATGATATTAAAGTTGGGGATATTTTGGAAGCATTTATTGTGGAAGAAATAGCAGCAACTCTTCATTAA
- the nusA gene encoding transcription termination factor NusA, producing MQIDLKRVIETVGKEKNIDRQLLIGALREAVLTAARKHFGDCVFETRFNEETEEIELIRYRIVVADNELTNLSKQIPATEAIAMDDSLQIGDEIGEPLPTDQLGRIAAQAAKQAIVQKVMEAEKEKVVREFKDKKHQTVVGQVRRFDKADIIVDLGPTEGVLPVREQIPGEKYKIRDKVIAFVVDVKKSTRGPQVMLSRAHPELLIRLFEQEVTEISEGIVVIQSAARDPGSRSKIAVYSTEPSIDPVGACVGIKGARVQAIVQELRGEKIDIIPYDRDPARFVCNALAPSEPSKVIVNERLHIMEVVVPDEHLSLAIGKRGQNVRLAAQLTGWKVDIRSESKMRELVQEYKNVIAQIPALGEMRAEILVNEGYKDPADISRMDQRTLIKLLRLTPEEAEQVMQGAAELAASLEEQKAELSTDEDLEDFHLGEPILDDEEEMTESEEAEAAIDDIVAKTRPQPLLDPEKVDIKNVPTERLRYWMQLKGVAEQIAAVIHTAGYSDFKSVASSNADEIAYKTGLPIKLSGKLHAETAKISGN from the coding sequence ATGCAAATAGATTTGAAGCGTGTAATTGAAACTGTAGGTAAAGAAAAAAATATTGATCGCCAGCTGCTAATAGGCGCATTAAGAGAAGCGGTTCTTACAGCTGCACGTAAACATTTTGGTGATTGCGTCTTTGAAACACGTTTTAACGAAGAAACAGAAGAAATTGAATTAATTCGCTATCGTATAGTTGTCGCAGACAATGAACTGACAAATCTAAGCAAACAAATTCCAGCTACGGAAGCTATTGCAATGGATGATTCCTTGCAAATTGGTGATGAAATTGGTGAACCTCTTCCAACTGACCAATTAGGCCGTATTGCTGCGCAAGCTGCTAAACAAGCCATTGTGCAGAAAGTAATGGAAGCAGAGAAAGAAAAAGTTGTTAGAGAATTTAAAGATAAAAAACATCAAACTGTAGTCGGTCAAGTTCGTCGTTTTGACAAAGCGGATATCATTGTTGATCTCGGCCCAACTGAAGGTGTATTGCCTGTTCGTGAGCAAATTCCTGGCGAAAAATATAAAATACGTGATAAAGTGATTGCTTTCGTTGTGGATGTTAAAAAATCAACTCGTGGTCCACAAGTCATGTTAAGTCGTGCCCATCCTGAGTTGTTAATTCGCTTATTTGAGCAAGAAGTAACTGAAATATCTGAGGGTATTGTCGTTATTCAAAGTGCTGCTCGTGATCCTGGTAGTCGTTCAAAAATAGCAGTTTATAGTACTGAGCCTTCAATTGACCCAGTAGGGGCATGTGTTGGTATTAAAGGTGCGCGTGTACAAGCTATTGTTCAAGAATTACGCGGTGAAAAGATTGATATCATTCCATATGATAGAGACCCTGCACGCTTTGTTTGTAATGCTTTGGCTCCTTCAGAGCCGTCAAAGGTTATTGTAAATGAACGTCTCCATATTATGGAAGTTGTTGTGCCAGATGAGCATTTATCTCTTGCAATTGGTAAAAGAGGTCAAAATGTGCGTCTTGCAGCTCAATTGACAGGTTGGAAAGTTGATATTCGTTCTGAATCAAAAATGCGTGAACTTGTTCAAGAGTATAAAAATGTAATTGCTCAAATTCCAGCTTTAGGCGAAATGCGCGCTGAAATTCTAGTAAATGAAGGATATAAAGATCCTGCAGATATCTCTAGAATGGATCAACGCACACTGATCAAGTTGTTAAGATTGACTCCTGAAGAAGCTGAACAAGTAATGCAGGGTGCTGCTGAATTAGCTGCTTCTTTAGAAGAACAAAAGGCTGAGCTTAGTACAGATGAAGATTTAGAAGATTTTCATTTAGGTGAACCTATTCTTGATGATGAAGAAGAAATGACTGAATCAGAAGAAGCTGAAGCGGCTATTGATGATATTGTTGCAAAAACACGTCCTCAGCCTTTGTTAGATCCTGAAAAAGTCGATATAAAAAATGTACCAACTGAACGCTTGCGTTATTGGATGCAATTAAAAGGCGTTGCTGAACAGATAGCTGCTGTTATTCATACTGCTGGTTATTCTGATTTTAAATCTGTCGCCAGTTCGAATGCAGATGAAATTGCATACAAAACTGGATTACCTATAAAATTGTCTGGAAAGTTACATGCTGAAACTGCCAAGATCTCTGGAAACTGA
- a CDS encoding ribosome maturation factor RimP: MYLENDANKISHPKQLTRLNHSEILQNLRRELSNLQKQKVTEPGVLKMRVRNWLFFIEEGEPIVDIILDKGYSLSDIEANKSPRLADTNLSFDECTEVHKHFMESTVFDPFADAVSIRVGSPGSEPTLYDLEDFQASIGDVITVETWQKISGRSKFTMVLNEICVNKDSKVIVLVEGSHRFEVPIEEIKMAFVLPFHPASKSVKLAKDAARQKARQGALKKIK; encoded by the coding sequence TTGTATCTAGAAAACGATGCGAATAAAATAAGTCACCCAAAACAGTTAACTAGGCTAAATCATAGCGAAATTCTTCAAAATCTAAGAAGAGAACTTTCAAACTTGCAGAAACAAAAGGTCACAGAACCAGGTGTTTTAAAAATGCGAGTAAGAAACTGGCTTTTTTTTATTGAAGAGGGTGAGCCGATTGTTGATATCATTTTAGATAAAGGCTACTCTTTGTCCGATATTGAGGCAAATAAGTCCCCGCGTTTGGCTGATACAAATTTGTCATTTGATGAATGTACAGAAGTCCACAAACATTTTATGGAATCTACTGTTTTTGATCCATTTGCAGATGCTGTGAGTATTCGAGTTGGTTCTCCTGGGTCTGAGCCTACTCTTTATGATCTTGAAGACTTTCAAGCTTCCATAGGTGATGTTATAACCGTAGAAACTTGGCAGAAAATTTCAGGTCGAAGTAAGTTCACTATGGTATTAAATGAAATTTGTGTTAATAAAGATTCTAAAGTCATAGTGCTTGTGGAAGGTTCGCATAGATTTGAGGTTCCCATTGAGGAAATTAAGATGGCTTTTGTGTTACCATTCCATCCAGCATCGAAGTCGGTAAAGCTAGCTAAAGATGCTGCTCGACAAAAAGCTCGGCAAGGGGCATTAAAAAAAATAAAATAG